The following proteins are co-located in the Shouchella hunanensis genome:
- a CDS encoding S9 family peptidase: protein MQLTDFLKVDTATNPHFHPHHLTKLVYLNNATGLPQAYEYDIESQQTTRLVETSERMMLATYIENDLLIGMDYGVNEKQQLYLWKHKEDLVPLTNDPSHIHHFGGVSPNKEWIAWSSNRRHEQFFDVYIQHVSTLAIQCVYEDDARHDPVCFHPDGHHLLIKKTNTNLDNDLGLLHLETKEIEWLTPHDNEASFTDAAFSHDGKFLYLLTNVGREYSGIARLHLQSKELEWLYTGNWDYEALTLSHDGTYMAYAVNEGGVSHAYLTHLPSQTEKKLPIKTGVVTSFTFSNDVTQLVFSLDGAANPAALWCYHLEEQTVTKLENSTRKHTVQEILREPEQLSFTSSDGETIPSFYYKPDGNGPYPTVIFVHGGPESQIRSVYNPFLQYFVSKGFAVCTPNVRGSTGYGKRYHHLDDKRKRMDAVRDLHELAEWLKTEGFAHPDKIAVMGRSYGGFMVLAAITRYPTQWAAAIDIVGISSFKSFLENTSIWRRKVREDEYGSLEEDRDFFDAIDPIHKVDDIKAPLLVLHGRNDPRVPISEAEQIVEQLKHRHHPVDSLYFENEGHFFVRYENNVAAYEKSFAFLTEWL from the coding sequence ATGCAGCTTACTGACTTTTTAAAAGTGGATACAGCAACAAACCCGCACTTTCACCCACATCACCTAACGAAGCTTGTCTATCTAAATAATGCTACTGGGCTTCCGCAAGCTTATGAGTACGATATTGAATCGCAACAAACGACTCGCCTAGTTGAAACATCAGAACGAATGATGCTCGCTACATATATTGAGAATGACCTCCTCATTGGAATGGATTATGGGGTAAATGAAAAGCAACAATTGTATTTATGGAAACATAAAGAGGACCTTGTTCCGCTAACAAACGACCCTTCGCATATTCATCATTTCGGAGGGGTATCCCCAAATAAAGAATGGATTGCCTGGAGTAGCAATCGCAGGCATGAACAATTTTTCGACGTGTATATTCAACATGTATCGACACTTGCCATTCAGTGTGTGTATGAAGATGATGCTCGTCATGACCCTGTCTGTTTTCATCCAGATGGCCACCATTTGTTAATAAAGAAAACGAATACGAATTTAGATAATGACTTAGGTCTATTACATTTAGAAACAAAAGAAATAGAATGGTTAACGCCACATGACAATGAAGCCTCTTTTACAGATGCGGCTTTTAGCCATGATGGCAAGTTTCTTTATCTTTTGACGAACGTCGGACGTGAATATAGTGGCATTGCTCGCTTACATCTTCAATCGAAAGAGTTGGAATGGCTCTATACAGGCAATTGGGATTACGAAGCCTTAACACTTAGTCATGACGGTACCTATATGGCTTATGCAGTAAATGAAGGAGGCGTATCACATGCTTATCTTACTCACCTCCCGTCACAAACAGAGAAAAAGCTTCCAATTAAAACAGGGGTTGTTACAAGTTTCACTTTTTCTAATGACGTAACTCAACTCGTTTTCTCTCTCGATGGCGCTGCAAACCCTGCTGCACTATGGTGCTACCACCTAGAGGAGCAGACTGTAACAAAGCTCGAAAACAGCACACGGAAACATACTGTCCAAGAGATACTACGAGAGCCTGAACAACTTTCATTCACCAGCTCTGATGGGGAGACCATTCCATCTTTTTACTACAAACCAGACGGGAATGGTCCTTACCCAACCGTCATTTTTGTACATGGCGGTCCTGAAAGCCAAATTCGTTCTGTCTACAATCCATTTTTACAGTACTTTGTTTCGAAGGGATTCGCCGTATGCACACCGAATGTGCGCGGCAGCACAGGCTATGGGAAACGCTACCATCACTTAGATGATAAGCGAAAACGTATGGATGCTGTAAGGGATTTACATGAGCTTGCAGAATGGTTAAAAACAGAAGGATTTGCTCACCCTGACAAGATCGCTGTAATGGGCAGAAGCTACGGAGGGTTTATGGTGCTTGCTGCTATTACCCGTTATCCAACACAGTGGGCGGCTGCCATTGATATTGTTGGCATTTCCAGCTTTAAATCGTTTCTCGAAAACACAAGTATTTGGCGACGAAAAGTACGGGAAGATGAGTACGGTTCCCTTGAAGAAGATCGTGACTTTTTCGATGCGATTGATCCCATTCATAAAGTAGATGACATTAAGGCTCCCCTTCTTGTGCTGCATGGACGGAACGATCCACGTGTACCCATTTCAGAAGCCGAGCAAATCGTTGAACAGCTAAAGCATCGTCATCATCCCGTCGATTCGCTTTACTTTGAAAATGAAGGGCACTTCTTCGTTCGCTACGAAAACAACGTCGCTGCATATGAGAAGTCGTTTGCATTTTTAACGGAGTGGCTTTGA
- a CDS encoding nicotinate phosphoribosyltransferase codes for MSEHMKTIFDFVKPTRYRYVHICKECDQPSFSNESSSEEVCIRCGGNAHHVTPYYNPSEDYGLDVDYYAITMMYALWKEGLHQTQVVFDDFYRKAPFVRGVGEFSTELGGYVAFGGLGHLIDTIQNLYFNESDIRYLREQSEGFDEAFLDDLRSLRFSGDLHAVEEGNLVFPNTPLIRIEAPVWECIWIEAMLLNIVNAESLVLTKGARIKTIAGEDGLLEMGKRRAQGRDASVYGAKMAYIAGFDATSNVKAGKKFSMPITGTQAHVFIMFHPSELEAFLAYADVFPQKTIPLLDTTDTLGSGLPHAIETAHRLKEKGYEMTAVRLDSGDLAYLSKKVRKRLDEEGLEHVKIAATNDLDEYTIASLKQQGAKVDIWGVGTKFITAYDNPALGGVHKIVARRPLDSEIESGSYQKEDWVALIKISESIEKILNPGRKKVYRLFGDDGMAKGDYVCLDHETLDGKNEILLKHPRNPLKAKRIRDFKAVELLKPIFENGELVYDVPSLKEVRDYHAYQKQSFWEEYLRLEVPEVYPVSLSDDLTDMKNQLIHEKREG; via the coding sequence ATGTCTGAACATATGAAAACAATCTTTGATTTTGTAAAGCCTACTCGTTATCGCTATGTACATATATGTAAAGAGTGTGACCAACCAAGTTTTTCAAACGAGTCTTCCAGTGAAGAAGTGTGCATTCGATGTGGCGGAAACGCTCATCATGTGACCCCATACTACAATCCTTCAGAGGATTATGGGCTTGATGTGGATTATTATGCCATTACGATGATGTATGCCTTATGGAAAGAAGGACTTCATCAAACTCAAGTTGTTTTTGATGATTTCTATCGGAAAGCCCCTTTTGTTCGCGGTGTTGGTGAATTTAGCACGGAATTAGGCGGTTATGTCGCGTTTGGTGGGCTTGGCCATTTGATTGATACGATACAGAACTTATACTTTAATGAAAGTGATATCCGTTATTTAAGAGAACAATCAGAGGGCTTTGACGAAGCGTTTCTAGATGACTTACGTTCTTTGCGCTTTAGTGGGGATTTGCATGCGGTTGAAGAGGGAAACTTGGTCTTTCCTAATACGCCTCTTATTCGCATTGAAGCCCCTGTTTGGGAATGTATTTGGATTGAAGCGATGTTGTTAAACATTGTGAATGCGGAGTCTCTAGTCCTGACAAAGGGAGCCCGTATTAAAACCATCGCAGGGGAAGATGGTTTGCTTGAAATGGGAAAAAGACGTGCCCAAGGAAGAGATGCGAGTGTGTATGGAGCAAAAATGGCTTATATTGCTGGGTTTGACGCTACCAGTAACGTGAAGGCAGGAAAGAAATTTTCTATGCCTATTACAGGTACGCAAGCGCATGTGTTTATTATGTTCCATCCATCTGAGTTAGAAGCGTTTCTTGCGTATGCAGATGTTTTCCCGCAAAAGACCATTCCCCTTCTTGATACAACGGATACACTTGGAAGCGGACTGCCTCATGCGATTGAAACAGCGCATCGCCTTAAGGAAAAAGGCTATGAAATGACGGCTGTCCGATTAGACAGCGGAGACTTAGCCTACTTATCGAAAAAAGTACGTAAGCGTCTTGATGAAGAAGGTTTAGAGCATGTGAAGATTGCTGCGACGAACGATCTTGATGAATATACAATTGCTTCTCTAAAGCAACAAGGGGCAAAAGTAGATATCTGGGGTGTTGGCACAAAATTTATTACGGCCTACGATAACCCAGCATTAGGAGGCGTTCATAAAATTGTAGCAAGACGCCCCCTCGATTCAGAGATTGAATCTGGTAGCTATCAGAAAGAAGATTGGGTCGCTCTGATTAAAATCTCGGAAAGTATTGAAAAGATTTTAAATCCTGGACGCAAAAAAGTGTACCGTCTTTTTGGCGACGATGGGATGGCAAAGGGCGATTATGTCTGCTTGGATCATGAAACGTTGGATGGAAAAAATGAAATACTTTTGAAGCACCCACGCAACCCACTAAAAGCGAAACGAATTCGGGATTTTAAAGCGGTTGAATTGCTAAAACCGATATTTGAGAATGGGGAACTTGTCTACGATGTGCCTTCTTTGAAAGAAGTGCGAGACTACCATGCGTATCAAAAGCAATCGTTTTGGGAAGAATATTTACGTTTAGAAGTACCAGAAGTCTATCCTGTCTCTTTATCAGACGACTTGACAGATATGAAAAACCAGCTGATTCATGAGAAACGGGAAGGATAA
- a CDS encoding ornithine--oxo-acid transaminase: MSKSTEIIKKTEQYGANNYHPLPIVISKAKGVWVWDAEGNRYLDMLSAYSALNQGHCHPKLIQTLKDQAERVTLTSRAFHNDQLAPFYEKVASLTNKEMILPMNTGAEAVETALKAARRWGYENKKIVTNKAEIIVCSNNFHGRTLAAVSLSSSEEYKRGFGPLLPGIKVIPYGDAEALKEAISEYTVAFLVEPIQGEAGILIPPNGYLQQVRDICTDNTILFIADEIQAGLGRTGKWFACDHENVEPDMYILGKALGGGILPISAVAANKDVLGVFEPGSHGSTFGGNPLACAVSVAALEILEEEALVKNAQELGDYFINELKALTHPSIKEVRGRGLFIGIELTESARPYCEQLKERGLLCKETHENVIRFAPPLIITKEELDHALEQIKDVLSA; encoded by the coding sequence ATGTCTAAGTCAACAGAGATTATTAAGAAAACAGAGCAATACGGTGCAAATAACTATCATCCATTGCCAATCGTCATTTCTAAAGCAAAGGGTGTATGGGTATGGGATGCAGAGGGTAATCGCTATCTTGATATGTTAAGTGCCTATTCCGCCTTAAATCAAGGTCATTGCCATCCGAAATTAATCCAAACATTAAAAGACCAAGCGGAGCGAGTCACGTTAACCTCGCGGGCATTTCACAATGATCAGCTGGCGCCTTTTTATGAAAAAGTGGCTTCACTTACGAATAAAGAAATGATTTTACCAATGAATACAGGTGCGGAAGCTGTTGAAACCGCTTTAAAAGCCGCGCGGCGGTGGGGATATGAAAACAAAAAAATTGTAACCAATAAAGCTGAAATCATTGTCTGCTCAAATAATTTTCACGGACGAACATTAGCTGCTGTCTCCCTTTCTTCAAGTGAAGAATATAAGCGAGGTTTTGGACCATTGCTACCAGGCATAAAAGTCATTCCGTATGGTGACGCAGAGGCACTAAAAGAAGCCATTTCCGAATATACGGTGGCCTTTCTTGTTGAACCTATTCAAGGAGAGGCTGGAATACTCATACCTCCTAATGGGTACTTGCAGCAAGTACGAGACATCTGTACAGACAATACAATTCTCTTTATAGCAGACGAGATACAAGCGGGACTTGGCCGAACGGGCAAGTGGTTTGCATGCGACCATGAAAACGTGGAACCAGATATGTACATTCTCGGTAAGGCTCTTGGTGGAGGGATTTTACCTATCTCAGCTGTTGCGGCGAATAAAGATGTGTTAGGTGTCTTTGAGCCTGGCTCCCACGGCTCAACGTTTGGCGGAAATCCACTTGCTTGTGCAGTCTCTGTTGCTGCATTAGAAATTTTAGAAGAAGAAGCGTTAGTAAAAAATGCTCAAGAACTCGGTGATTATTTTATTAATGAGTTAAAGGCGTTAACACACCCTTCAATTAAAGAGGTGCGTGGACGCGGTTTATTTATTGGAATTGAATTAACAGAATCAGCCCGTCCTTATTGTGAACAATTAAAGGAACGGGGGTTATTGTGTAAAGAAACACATGAGAATGTCATTCGCTTCGCACCGCCTTTAATCATTACGAAGGAAGAGCTTGATCATGCACTCGAACAAATAAAAGACGTTCTCTCTGCTTAA
- a CDS encoding MFS transporter, protein MNSDIRRVHHVIFLASVFCFWLATYSYVPIFSLYLESIPFSYGSIGIILGSYGVTQVLLRFPLGVLLDKLTTLRKHFYVGGFVVAIVSGFILLFSSSFFWILTGRLLAGVTAAMWVMATIMYAEYFQSNHTSKAMGLLQFSTVMPQFLSMLTAGLLVEWMGFALPFWSGIAAASVGLLLALSIKVVPSHIEKRQRLSIALIIRSTVTMRSLLPITLVSLFAHALLFISIFGFTPVYAGSHGIGEGAMVWIMTAFFVPHAAASIFIALINLPPKLEQLLMISSLMVTTITFLFLPLATGILSISLLHAIIGLTIGILLPLLLSQIASLPPASLKTSVMGFYQSVYAIGIFIGPYLAGFAAEQFGLKHVFTLAAIISFIALAIAVLTRLREGKRQSAEAASKNKKLNQL, encoded by the coding sequence ATGAATTCTGATATAAGACGCGTGCACCATGTCATTTTTTTGGCATCGGTTTTTTGTTTTTGGCTTGCTACGTATAGTTACGTACCGATCTTTAGCCTTTATTTAGAATCCATTCCATTCAGCTACGGGTCGATTGGGATCATTTTAGGAAGTTACGGTGTAACACAAGTGCTCCTTCGCTTTCCTTTAGGTGTTTTACTCGATAAACTTACCACGCTACGCAAGCATTTTTACGTTGGTGGGTTTGTTGTAGCCATTGTGAGTGGCTTTATCCTGTTGTTCTCAAGCTCTTTTTTTTGGATTTTAACTGGTCGCCTCCTCGCAGGTGTCACTGCTGCCATGTGGGTAATGGCAACCATCATGTACGCAGAGTACTTTCAGTCGAACCATACGAGTAAAGCGATGGGCTTGCTACAATTTTCAACAGTCATGCCCCAGTTTCTTAGCATGTTAACAGCGGGATTACTCGTTGAATGGATGGGCTTTGCTCTTCCATTTTGGTCTGGTATTGCGGCTGCATCCGTCGGTCTCTTACTCGCTTTGTCAATAAAGGTTGTACCTAGTCATATTGAAAAAAGACAACGGTTATCGATCGCTCTCATCATCCGTTCTACCGTTACAATGAGGTCATTACTACCGATTACGCTCGTCTCTCTTTTTGCACATGCCTTGCTCTTTATTTCCATATTTGGCTTTACCCCTGTATATGCCGGTTCTCATGGCATAGGTGAAGGTGCAATGGTTTGGATTATGACTGCCTTTTTCGTTCCTCATGCAGCTGCATCCATCTTTATCGCTCTTATAAATTTGCCGCCTAAATTAGAGCAACTACTAATGATTAGCAGTTTAATGGTTACAACCATTACATTCCTATTCCTACCGTTGGCTACTGGAATACTTTCCATTAGTCTCCTGCACGCCATTATTGGCTTAACCATTGGGATTCTCTTGCCCCTTTTATTATCACAAATTGCAAGCTTACCACCGGCTTCATTAAAGACATCTGTCATGGGATTTTATCAATCTGTTTACGCTATTGGCATCTTTATTGGTCCCTATCTAGCTGGTTTTGCTGCAGAACAGTTTGGTCTAAAGCACGTGTTTACTTTGGCAGCCATCATTAGCTTCATCGCATTAGCCATTGCGGTCCTTACTAGATTAAGAGAAGGAAAACGACAATCAGCAGAGGCTGCTTCTAAAAACAAAAAGCTGAATCAGCTTTAA
- a CDS encoding glycosyl hydrolase family 18 protein, which translates to MQFMSWSLNEPSNAQFLEFAKEDAPGEWTIINRDAYLDWPGDQRNFWTAFQQHNEKIASFGLHDFGVRENGTVYHYKAGTSYPVLNQDGAIQYWARNSLLYLMDHYPNVEWFLQAICFGSPVETMLDQEENQSTFIRQFRSIVSQYMTRFPGRIKGIEIDFEKSSSRPREAREAEKYRDFLTRVKNEIAIPLQLKVRVNLHAMTGDFAPYWYQWTDYRTLAQGRDERGQMICDEWQIMSYDFAHNNSAPGPSTPVWWLKQVLAHVQDVFPSESVWIGNAAYGRRWPLESKRSGTAVRYWQMLMWQNGIFKHHIGRDPETDAFTWVDQSYVPYTGLHDEESGYQQTFSHCYDRFRVAYAHLLPYNNRPVIYRSTYQGTEYITSYSKHQRATFEHVHAVLHQPTQLTGNATRTNTTWRAEQFPQTFQGVAVGGAQYLADHDLERCVKDVDAGRAVYRFSLPAAGTYELIAPVYFPYLNPKIHLLVNGTPYVIGEGIPSWYPFLVNPDRHFYHCGTFSFKEGENEIVVTGTEDSAQLLGLVVGTGFSHNMSGGMVEYNVNLQPPKKRGTVTEGIVNQVDAKMPKKMALTAELLRRPPRPAIFWEDLFGSHVVYDESGNQERVNLAETNYYLQAGTQVVHGGNYDNRQCISSRRAVGYSSGEWVPSRENFVETDARGRQNQLLLNKRLHFFPHLEADLSIWDRGSAGIRFMASNVGSTNDGYLFLLDATQQQFLLLSEENGERQVLASVPATIYLGTRYSLRVRFFEGQILCFNGTTQVISHRVQGNRAQGAHGVFAQGARVRCHRLHIATLNRYEPMEKVQAIVDGEPQPIALEEDRPYEYDEFGYLTYAGLNPDAGTSYGISNDYENLTVAVVDSWEGAKTIQLRVVDAGVWLRNFYIGDAEGYSLAWNSDIEGFITTLQLIEEAECKGVAMWTLGQEDPTVFTYLPRA; encoded by the coding sequence ATGCAGTTTATGTCGTGGAGTTTAAACGAGCCCTCGAACGCACAATTTCTTGAGTTTGCAAAAGAAGATGCGCCTGGTGAATGGACGATCATCAATCGCGATGCATACTTAGATTGGCCAGGTGATCAGCGGAACTTTTGGACGGCGTTTCAGCAACACAATGAAAAAATCGCTTCATTTGGTCTACATGATTTTGGTGTGCGCGAAAATGGTACGGTTTATCACTATAAAGCAGGAACATCATATCCTGTTTTGAATCAAGATGGCGCCATTCAGTATTGGGCACGGAATAGTCTTCTCTATTTAATGGACCACTATCCAAACGTGGAATGGTTTTTACAAGCTATCTGTTTTGGAAGTCCTGTTGAAACCATGCTCGATCAAGAGGAAAATCAATCGACTTTTATTCGGCAATTCCGATCGATTGTCTCTCAATACATGACGCGTTTTCCCGGGAGGATAAAAGGAATTGAAATTGATTTTGAGAAATCGAGTTCTCGGCCAAGAGAGGCTAGGGAAGCTGAGAAATACCGAGATTTTTTAACGCGAGTGAAAAATGAAATTGCGATCCCTCTCCAATTAAAAGTGCGTGTTAATTTGCATGCTATGACCGGTGATTTTGCGCCATATTGGTATCAATGGACTGATTACCGTACGCTTGCTCAAGGAAGAGACGAAAGAGGGCAAATGATCTGTGATGAATGGCAAATTATGTCCTATGATTTCGCACATAACAATTCTGCTCCAGGTCCATCCACACCTGTTTGGTGGCTAAAACAAGTCTTAGCCCACGTTCAAGATGTGTTTCCGTCCGAATCGGTTTGGATAGGGAATGCGGCTTATGGACGACGTTGGCCACTTGAAAGCAAACGATCTGGTACTGCGGTTCGATACTGGCAAATGCTTATGTGGCAAAACGGCATTTTTAAACACCATATTGGGCGAGATCCAGAGACGGATGCATTTACATGGGTCGATCAATCTTACGTTCCCTACACAGGTTTACATGATGAAGAGTCCGGCTACCAGCAAACATTCTCCCATTGTTATGATCGCTTTCGCGTGGCGTATGCCCACTTGCTACCGTACAATAATCGTCCTGTTATTTATCGTTCAACCTACCAAGGGACAGAGTATATTACAAGCTATAGTAAGCATCAGCGAGCAACCTTTGAACACGTACACGCCGTTCTACATCAACCTACCCAGTTAACAGGAAATGCAACGAGAACCAATACGACCTGGCGTGCGGAACAATTTCCACAAACGTTTCAAGGAGTGGCGGTTGGAGGCGCTCAATATCTGGCAGACCATGATTTGGAGCGTTGTGTAAAAGATGTTGACGCTGGAAGAGCGGTTTATCGTTTTTCACTGCCAGCAGCAGGAACCTATGAATTAATTGCACCTGTTTATTTCCCTTATTTGAATCCGAAAATTCATTTGCTCGTTAACGGTACACCTTATGTGATAGGAGAAGGGATCCCAAGTTGGTACCCGTTCTTAGTAAACCCAGATCGACATTTTTACCATTGTGGGACATTCTCGTTTAAAGAAGGGGAGAATGAAATCGTTGTTACAGGAACAGAAGATTCTGCACAACTACTAGGTTTGGTTGTAGGTACGGGCTTTTCTCACAATATGAGCGGTGGGATGGTGGAGTACAATGTGAATTTACAGCCACCTAAAAAAAGAGGAACAGTAACAGAGGGTATTGTCAATCAAGTGGATGCTAAAATGCCTAAGAAAATGGCCTTAACAGCTGAATTGCTGCGTAGACCCCCTCGTCCTGCGATTTTTTGGGAAGACCTATTTGGCTCTCATGTTGTGTACGATGAAAGCGGAAATCAAGAGAGAGTGAATCTAGCAGAAACGAATTATTATTTACAAGCGGGAACCCAGGTCGTGCATGGTGGAAACTATGATAATAGGCAATGTATATCTAGTAGAAGAGCGGTCGGTTACTCTTCTGGAGAATGGGTACCGTCACGAGAAAATTTCGTCGAAACAGACGCCAGAGGAAGACAAAATCAATTGCTGTTAAATAAGCGGCTACACTTCTTCCCTCATCTTGAAGCAGACCTTTCAATATGGGATCGAGGAAGTGCCGGCATTCGGTTCATGGCATCGAATGTAGGATCAACGAACGATGGGTACTTGTTTTTACTAGACGCAACCCAACAACAGTTTCTACTACTATCAGAGGAAAATGGGGAAAGACAAGTGTTGGCTTCTGTTCCAGCTACTATCTATTTAGGTACAAGGTATTCCCTCAGGGTACGTTTTTTTGAAGGGCAGATTCTTTGCTTTAATGGCACAACACAAGTGATCAGTCACAGGGTACAAGGAAACAGAGCGCAAGGCGCACATGGCGTCTTTGCACAAGGAGCTAGAGTGAGGTGCCATCGTCTTCATATTGCAACGCTTAATCGTTATGAACCTATGGAGAAGGTGCAAGCGATTGTAGATGGAGAACCTCAACCAATTGCATTAGAGGAAGACCGTCCCTATGAGTACGATGAGTTTGGGTATTTGACGTATGCGGGGCTGAACCCTGACGCTGGTACTTCTTATGGCATAAGCAATGACTACGAGAATTTAACTGTTGCAGTTGTGGACTCATGGGAAGGCGCTAAGACGATTCAGCTTCGTGTGGTGGATGCAGGTGTTTGGCTAAGAAACTTTTATATTGGCGATGCCGAAGGCTATTCCCTTGCATGGAATAGTGATATTGAAGGGTTTATTACGACACTGCAACTAATCGAAGAGGCGGAGTGTAAAGGTGTGGCGATGTGGACGTTAGGGCAAGAAGATCCAACGGTATTTACGTATTTACCGCGAGCGTAA
- a CDS encoding phage tail spike protein: MIQYNNVNESQYNQLHTVFYNHSYSRMQRAIFSRLPGARPVVLSPEREQLAVLDNAYDILLEQEVNGIDTLSFVLPFSDQKNEHLQNEHLIQIVDELYIIRRITYSRGGSGVPETEVFAEALWYDLQFSDPLSVSEWEDKSVVVVLSDILQGTDWRLGVVSNFPTRNVSVESGLTNRLQALTQLPDVYGGELVYHSDTMTIDFIEPIGRISGAAIVYEKNIQSIEATYDTDELITRLYPYGRENLSIDSVNDQVPYLDIRDDPNYTFTTKLRAKVLKDDRFTNPFHLKEQAQAALESLSLPRTSYQIKASDLSILSGMEHEQFKLGDLVRVYDKELGIDRQTRILAWRYNLVEPWETEIVLESKAPTLSDLLTGVQDGTSFLRSEDTIDSSDMLELSVFNLLLNSRADDGFRYWSNSGWEVDPVNGFSGSASFKAETTSGVKRLSQTVYPGNRDHYVLSFRSAVQNFAVNEDGRVGVEVIVRYEDGTEEEPTFISLT, translated from the coding sequence ATGATTCAATATAATAATGTGAATGAATCCCAGTATAACCAGTTGCATACGGTTTTTTATAACCATTCTTACAGTCGAATGCAGAGAGCCATTTTCTCCCGTTTACCAGGGGCTCGGCCAGTCGTTCTTTCACCTGAAAGAGAGCAGCTAGCTGTGTTAGATAATGCCTATGATATTTTGCTTGAACAGGAAGTTAACGGTATCGATACACTTTCGTTTGTCTTGCCTTTCTCTGACCAAAAAAACGAGCACTTGCAAAATGAACATTTAATTCAAATTGTTGATGAGCTTTATATCATTCGACGCATTACGTATAGTCGCGGAGGAAGTGGTGTTCCTGAAACAGAAGTGTTTGCTGAAGCACTTTGGTATGATTTGCAATTTTCCGACCCTTTATCTGTTTCAGAATGGGAAGACAAGAGTGTTGTTGTGGTTTTGTCGGATATCTTGCAAGGAACAGATTGGCGGCTAGGGGTCGTTTCAAATTTTCCTACACGTAACGTTAGTGTTGAATCTGGACTAACGAACAGGCTGCAGGCGTTAACACAATTACCAGATGTGTATGGGGGCGAATTAGTCTACCACTCCGATACGATGACCATTGATTTCATTGAACCGATTGGTCGAATATCTGGAGCAGCTATTGTCTATGAGAAGAACATCCAATCGATTGAAGCTACGTATGATACAGATGAACTCATTACACGACTGTATCCTTATGGGAGAGAGAATCTTTCCATTGATTCAGTGAATGACCAAGTTCCCTATTTAGATATTCGAGACGATCCCAACTACACATTCACGACAAAACTGCGAGCAAAGGTGCTAAAGGATGATCGGTTTACAAATCCATTTCATTTAAAAGAGCAAGCGCAAGCTGCATTGGAAAGCCTTAGTTTACCGCGTACATCCTATCAAATTAAAGCATCTGATTTATCCATTTTATCCGGAATGGAACATGAACAATTTAAACTTGGCGATCTTGTCAGAGTGTACGATAAAGAGCTTGGTATTGATCGGCAAACGCGCATTCTCGCTTGGCGCTATAACCTAGTTGAACCTTGGGAGACAGAGATCGTACTAGAGTCTAAGGCACCTACACTTTCTGACCTGCTTACAGGCGTACAAGATGGGACAAGTTTCTTGCGATCAGAAGATACCATTGATTCAAGCGATATGCTAGAGCTTTCTGTATTTAACTTATTGCTCAACAGCAGAGCAGATGACGGTTTTCGCTATTGGTCGAATAGTGGATGGGAAGTGGATCCAGTTAATGGTTTTAGCGGTAGCGCATCGTTTAAAGCAGAAACGACTTCAGGTGTAAAACGTTTAAGTCAAACCGTCTATCCGGGAAATCGTGACCATTATGTTCTCTCTTTTCGTAGTGCAGTCCAAAATTTTGCTGTGAATGAAGACGGTAGGGTCGGTGTGGAAGTGATCGTTCGTTATGAAGATGGTACAGAAGAAGAACCGACCTTTATATCGTTAACCTAA
- a CDS encoding distal tail protein Dit has translation MFTYDGFDFSQSLIVHHIQRPILPAREIRSMSIFGRNGSFFFGKQDAALMITISVTIAGANRSDFREKVREIARLLNRAEPKPLIFHDERDKVIYGLLAEESELDELAASGRGDLIFYCPDPYYYAIEDEFFIYHSEGTHHFTREKGSIHSFPLIQVKGQLQNGFIRLTLNDTEMVYDGTLESGEQLRLDSQYVTAYTVKPNGERVSALNHLNSIEFPVLQPGANQLSLAFEGTGEVEELTIQARSRWV, from the coding sequence ATGTTCACGTATGACGGATTTGATTTTAGTCAATCTTTAATCGTTCATCACATTCAAAGGCCTATTTTGCCAGCTCGCGAAATTCGTTCCATGTCTATATTCGGAAGAAATGGCTCCTTTTTTTTCGGGAAACAAGATGCAGCGTTGATGATTACCATTTCGGTTACAATTGCTGGTGCAAATCGTTCGGATTTTCGTGAAAAGGTAAGGGAGATTGCGCGTTTACTCAATCGTGCTGAGCCTAAGCCTCTTATTTTTCATGATGAACGAGACAAGGTGATATACGGGCTTTTGGCAGAAGAATCAGAGTTAGACGAATTAGCAGCTTCGGGTAGAGGCGATTTAATCTTCTATTGTCCAGATCCTTATTATTATGCGATTGAAGATGAATTTTTTATCTACCATTCAGAAGGAACCCATCATTTCACAAGAGAAAAAGGCAGTATTCATTCATTTCCTTTAATACAAGTAAAAGGGCAGTTACAAAACGGTTTCATTCGACTAACTCTTAACGACACGGAAATGGTCTACGATGGAACACTTGAATCAGGGGAGCAGTTACGTTTGGATAGCCAATATGTGACGGCGTATACAGTAAAGCCGAATGGTGAACGAGTATCAGCACTGAACCATTTAAATAGTATTGAATTTCCTGTTTTACAACCTGGTGCGAATCAATTATCTCTTGCATTTGAAGGAACTGGTGAAGTGGAAGAACTAACAATACAAGCAAGAAGTCGCTGGGTATAG